In one Diabrotica virgifera virgifera chromosome 5, PGI_DIABVI_V3a genomic region, the following are encoded:
- the LOC126885042 gene encoding uncharacterized protein LOC126885042 has product MPSCFREVFHDKTTIIIDCFEVFIQKPASYLTQHQTWSNYKHHNTVKFLIGITPQGCISYISKAWGGRASDKQIVEFSGFLDKIEPQDIVIADRGFLIKEFLDVLQAKLVIPAFTTGKKQLLPLELEETRNIAQVRIHAERVIGSIKNKFNIFSEPLPISMLTHVTDSINIVNKIIFIACVLINLCPPSVAI; this is encoded by the coding sequence atgcCTTCTTGCTTTAGAGAAGTCTTTCATGATAAGACCACAATTATCATTGATTGCTTTGAGGTGTTTATCCAAAAACCAGCTAGTTATTTAACCCAGCACCAAACATGGTCAAACTATAAACATCATAACACAGTTAAATTTCTTATTGGAATTACTCCCCAAGGCTGTATTTCATATATCAGTAAAGCATGGGGAGGAAGAGCATCAGATAAACAAATAGTAGAGTTCTCTGgttttttggataaaatagaaCCCCAAGATATTGTGATAGCAGATCGAGGTTTTTTGATAAAAGAATTTTTAGATGTGTTACAAGCAAAGCTAGTAATTCCAGCTTTTACCACGGGGAAAAAACAATTGCTTCCACTAGAGCTggaagaaactagaaacattgcACAGGTTAGAATCCACGCAGAAAGAGTTATTGgctccattaaaaataaatttaatattttttcagagCCACTTCCGATTTCTATGTTAACCCATGTTACTGATAGTATAAATATAGTTAATAAGATAATTTTTATAGCATgtgttttgattaatttatgcCCTCCTAGTGTtgcaatttaa